A stretch of Pseudomonas sp. LS.1a DNA encodes these proteins:
- the glpE gene encoding thiosulfate sulfurtransferase GlpE, with the protein MSEFKRIPPEQALALRAQGAVVVDIRDPQAFAAGHITGARHLDNHSVAEFIRNADLDAPTLVVCYHGNSSQSAAAYLVNQGFSDVYSVDGGFELWRTTYPAETAQGTAE; encoded by the coding sequence ATGAGCGAATTCAAGCGCATCCCTCCCGAACAGGCCCTGGCCCTGCGCGCGCAAGGTGCGGTAGTCGTCGACATTCGCGACCCGCAGGCCTTTGCCGCCGGCCACATCACCGGCGCCAGGCATCTGGATAACCATTCGGTCGCCGAGTTCATCCGCAATGCCGACCTCGATGCCCCGACCTTGGTGGTGTGCTACCACGGCAATTCCAGCCAGAGCGCTGCCGCCTACCTGGTGAACCAGGGCTTCTCCGACGTGTACAGCGTGGACGGCGGCTTTGAGCTGTGGCGCACTACCTACCCGGCCGAGACCGCCCAGGGCACTGCCGAATAA
- the apaG gene encoding Co2+/Mg2+ efflux protein ApaG yields the protein MSDPRYQIDVSVVTRYLKEQSDPENSRFAFAYTITVQNNGSLKAKLLSRHWLITNGDGEVEEVRGAGVVGQQPDIDPGQSHTYSSGAVISTRVGTMQGSYQMFAEDGKRFDAEIAPFRLAVPGALH from the coding sequence ATGTCCGACCCCCGCTATCAGATCGACGTCAGCGTCGTGACCCGCTACCTCAAAGAACAATCCGACCCCGAAAACAGTCGCTTCGCTTTCGCCTACACCATTACCGTGCAGAACAATGGCTCGCTCAAGGCCAAGCTGTTGTCTCGTCACTGGCTGATCACCAACGGTGACGGCGAGGTCGAGGAAGTGCGCGGTGCCGGTGTCGTTGGCCAACAGCCCGATATCGACCCGGGCCAGAGCCACACCTACAGCAGCGGCGCGGTCATCAGCACCCGCGTGGGCACCATGCAGGGCAGCTACCAGATGTTCGCCGAGGACGGCAAACGCTTCGATGCCGAGATCGCCCCCTTCCGCCTGGCGGTGCCCGGAGCGCTGCACTGA
- the rsmA gene encoding 16S rRNA (adenine(1518)-N(6)/adenine(1519)-N(6))-dimethyltransferase RsmA, translating into MNEQYQHRARKRFGQNFLHDAGIIDRILRAINAKAGEHLLEIGPGQGALTEGLLGSGAQLDVVELDKDLVPILQHKFAGRSNFRLHQGDALKFDFNQLGVPARSLKVVGNLPYNISTPLIFHLLSHAGLIRDMHFMLQKEVVERMAAGPGGGDWGRLSIMVQYHCRVEHLFNVGPGAFNPPPKVDSAIVRLVPHEVLPYPAKDAKLLEQVVREAFNQRRKTLRNTMKGLLDSAAIEAAGVDGSLRPEQLDLAAFVRLADQLADQQA; encoded by the coding sequence ATGAACGAGCAATACCAACACCGGGCGCGCAAGCGCTTCGGCCAGAACTTCCTGCATGACGCCGGCATCATCGACCGCATCCTGCGTGCCATCAACGCCAAGGCTGGCGAACATCTGCTGGAAATCGGCCCGGGCCAGGGCGCCCTGACCGAAGGCCTGCTGGGTAGCGGCGCACAGCTGGACGTGGTGGAACTGGACAAGGACCTGGTGCCGATCCTGCAGCACAAGTTCGCCGGCCGCAGCAATTTCCGCCTGCACCAGGGCGACGCCCTGAAGTTCGACTTCAACCAGCTGGGCGTGCCAGCGCGCAGCCTCAAGGTAGTGGGCAACCTGCCCTACAACATCTCCACCCCACTGATCTTCCACCTGCTCAGCCATGCCGGGCTGATCCGCGACATGCATTTCATGCTGCAGAAGGAAGTGGTCGAGCGCATGGCCGCCGGCCCCGGCGGTGGTGACTGGGGGCGTTTGTCGATCATGGTGCAGTACCACTGCCGGGTCGAACATCTGTTCAACGTTGGCCCTGGCGCCTTCAACCCACCACCGAAAGTGGACTCGGCCATCGTCCGCCTGGTGCCGCACGAAGTGCTGCCGTACCCGGCCAAGGATGCAAAGCTGCTGGAGCAGGTGGTACGCGAAGCCTTCAACCAGCGCCGCAAGACCCTGCGCAACACCATGAAAGGCCTGCTCGACAGCGCGGCCATCGAAGCGGCTGGCGTGGACGGCAGCCTGCGCCCCGAACAGCTGGACCTGGCCGCCTTCGTGCGCCTGGCTGACCAGTTGGCCGATCAGCAAGCCTGA
- a CDS encoding LPS-assembly protein LptD, with translation MALKSPAFRRKFPLLVTGGLLALQPLATSYVVAAEQFDCQVSASGGWDCKPKTPVNNLPPRPVHEGAAVSTGTEAASEGETADRPVLVTEAKGRALKSRSEDYSHLDWVPREKLTAAQLAETGPYCGGAYIEPTRPGMADTTPKDESPTYINAKVSKYQQEQQIATLAGDVVMRQGSMQAEADEANLYQTENRGELKGNVKIRDNGSLVVGDEAQIQLDTGEAQVDNAEYVMHKSHIRGSALYAKRGENAIIRLKDGTYTTCEPGSNAWQLKGNNITLNPATGFGTATNVTLRVKDFPVFYTPYIYFPIDDRRQSGFLPPSFSSTSDTGFMLVTPYYFNLAPNYDATLYPRYMTKRGLLMEGEFRYLTPSSEGQFGGAYLNDKNDDRKDQTDYKEQRWMVNWQHKGGLDERLMAEVDYTDISDPFYFQDLESDQIGVETQDLLNQQGALTYRGDNYTARLNVHAYEMATISKITPYDRLPQITFNGKLPYEPGGLNLSYETEAVRFDRDLKNDLVFNEDGLPDTTAGVVRDPVTGAVLGGRRLDQNVSGIARANGNRFNVAPSISLPMESSYGFLTPKLKYAYTHYDLDLDSQGKTQAIAQSANPAYGSYNSSLNRDIPIFSVDSGLYFDRNTSLFGTNYKQTLEPRMYYLYVPYEDQKDIPLFDSGETLFSYDSLFRDNRFSGTDRIGDENKLSLGVTTRWIEENGFERQNFSIGQAFYFKDRKVQLPGIDYRTRSDSQSDVSPYALVYNYYFNRDWRFNSDFNWDPDSRSTRSGSAMFHYQPEDNPNKVVNLGYRYRNDTISYDSTTGTWKVGGGDYGVPGSENYIKDYYKIQQHDFSVIWPIVPQWSVIARWQHDYNRNRTLEAMGGFEYDNCCWKLRLINRYWIDYDDFSQALPANEKGDHGIFLQIVLKGLGGVVGNKVESFLDQGIQGYREREDQAY, from the coding sequence ATGGCATTGAAATCCCCCGCGTTTCGTAGAAAGTTTCCGTTGCTGGTAACCGGCGGTCTGCTGGCCCTGCAACCTCTGGCCACGTCTTACGTGGTGGCAGCCGAACAGTTCGACTGCCAAGTGTCCGCCTCCGGTGGTTGGGACTGCAAGCCCAAGACCCCAGTCAACAACCTGCCGCCGCGCCCGGTGCACGAGGGTGCTGCCGTCAGCACCGGCACCGAAGCCGCGAGCGAAGGCGAAACGGCGGACCGGCCGGTGCTGGTCACCGAAGCCAAGGGCCGCGCCCTGAAGTCGCGCAGCGAAGACTACAGCCACCTGGACTGGGTTCCGCGTGAAAAGCTCACCGCCGCGCAACTGGCCGAAACCGGCCCGTACTGCGGTGGCGCGTACATCGAGCCAACCCGTCCAGGCATGGCCGACACCACGCCGAAGGACGAGTCGCCGACCTACATCAACGCCAAGGTGTCCAAGTACCAGCAAGAGCAGCAGATCGCTACCCTCGCCGGTGACGTGGTGATGCGCCAGGGCAGCATGCAGGCCGAAGCCGACGAGGCCAACCTCTACCAGACCGAAAACCGTGGCGAGCTCAAGGGCAACGTCAAGATTCGTGACAACGGTTCGCTGGTAGTCGGTGACGAGGCTCAGATCCAGCTCGACACGGGCGAAGCCCAGGTCGACAACGCCGAATACGTGATGCACAAGTCGCACATCCGCGGCAGTGCCCTGTACGCCAAGCGTGGCGAAAACGCCATCATCCGTCTCAAGGACGGTACGTACACCACCTGCGAACCGGGCAGCAACGCCTGGCAGCTGAAGGGCAACAACATCACCCTGAACCCGGCCACCGGTTTCGGTACCGCGACCAACGTTACGCTGCGGGTCAAGGATTTCCCGGTGTTCTACACACCGTACATCTACTTCCCGATCGACGACCGTCGCCAGTCCGGTTTCCTGCCGCCATCGTTCAGCAGCACCAGCGACACCGGCTTCATGCTGGTCACGCCGTACTACTTCAACCTGGCGCCGAACTACGACGCCACGTTGTACCCGCGCTACATGACCAAGCGCGGCCTGCTGATGGAAGGCGAGTTCCGCTACCTGACGCCTTCCAGCGAAGGCCAGTTCGGTGGCGCGTACCTCAACGACAAGAACGACGACCGCAAAGACCAGACTGACTACAAAGAGCAGCGCTGGATGGTCAACTGGCAGCACAAGGGCGGGCTGGACGAGCGCCTGATGGCCGAGGTGGACTACACCGACATCAGTGACCCGTTCTACTTCCAGGACCTGGAATCCGACCAGATCGGTGTTGAAACCCAGGACTTGCTGAACCAGCAGGGTGCACTGACCTACCGTGGTGACAACTACACCGCGCGGTTGAATGTGCACGCCTACGAGATGGCGACCATCTCGAAGATCACGCCGTATGATCGCCTGCCGCAGATTACCTTCAACGGTAAGCTGCCGTATGAGCCGGGCGGGCTGAACCTTAGCTATGAAACTGAAGCCGTTCGCTTTGATCGTGACCTGAAAAACGACCTGGTCTTCAACGAAGACGGCCTGCCAGACACAACTGCAGGCGTCGTCAGGGACCCAGTCACAGGAGCAGTGCTTGGCGGTCGCCGACTGGATCAGAACGTTTCCGGCATCGCTCGCGCCAACGGCAACCGTTTCAACGTTGCACCATCTATCAGCCTGCCGATGGAATCCAGCTACGGCTTCCTGACACCCAAGCTGAAGTATGCGTATACCCACTACGATCTGGATCTGGACAGCCAGGGTAAAACCCAGGCTATCGCACAGTCGGCCAACCCTGCGTACGGCAGCTATAACAGTTCGCTGAACCGCGACATTCCGATCTTCAGCGTGGACAGCGGGCTCTACTTCGACCGTAATACGTCGTTGTTCGGCACCAATTACAAGCAGACCCTCGAACCGCGCATGTACTACCTCTACGTACCGTACGAGGACCAGAAAGACATTCCGCTGTTCGACTCGGGTGAAACCCTGTTCAGCTATGACTCGCTGTTCCGCGACAACCGCTTCAGCGGGACCGACCGCATCGGTGACGAGAACAAGCTGTCGCTGGGCGTGACCACCCGCTGGATCGAAGAAAACGGTTTCGAACGCCAGAACTTCAGCATCGGTCAGGCCTTCTATTTCAAGGACCGCAAAGTTCAGCTCCCTGGTATCGATTATCGTACCCGCAGCGACTCGCAGTCCGATGTGTCGCCATACGCTTTGGTCTACAACTACTACTTCAACCGCGACTGGCGCTTCAATTCGGACTTCAACTGGGACCCGGACAGCCGCAGCACCCGCTCGGGCAGCGCGATGTTCCACTACCAGCCTGAAGACAACCCGAACAAAGTGGTCAACCTCGGTTATCGCTACCGTAACGACACCATCTCCTACGACTCCACGACCGGTACCTGGAAAGTGGGCGGTGGTGACTACGGCGTCCCAGGCAGCGAGAACTACATCAAGGACTACTACAAGATCCAGCAGCATGACTTCTCGGTCATCTGGCCGATCGTCCCGCAGTGGAGCGTCATCGCTCGCTGGCAGCATGACTACAACCGCAACCGCACCCTGGAAGCCATGGGTGGTTTCGAGTACGACAACTGCTGCTGGAAGCTGCGCCTGATCAACCGCTACTGGATCGATTACGACGACTTCAGCCAAGCCCTCCCGGCAAACGAAAAGGGCGACCACGGCATCTTCCTTCAGATCGTCCTGAAAGGCCTCGGTGGTGTAGTCGGCAACAAGGTCGAATCTTTCCTCGACCAAGGCATTCAAGGTTACCGTGAACGTGAAGACCAAGCTTATTGA
- the pdxA gene encoding 4-hydroxythreonine-4-phosphate dehydrogenase PdxA — protein sequence MKPLRFAVTPGEPAGIGPDLCLLLAADAQPHPLIAITSRDLLAERATQLGLAVNLLPVAPGQWPEQPAPAGSLYVWDTPLAAPVVPGQLDKANAAFVLDTLTRAGQGCLDGHFAGMITAPVHKGVINESGIAFSGHTEFLAELTHTAQVVMMLATRGLRVALVTTHLPLRDIADAITAERVERVTRILHADMRDKFGIANPRILVCGLNPHAGEGGHLGREEIDIIEPTLARLRTEGMDLRGPLPADTLFTPKYLEHCDAVLAMYHDQGLPVLKYKGFGAAVNVTLGLPIIRTSVDHGTALDLAGTGKVDTGSLRVALETAYQMAENRP from the coding sequence GTGAAGCCCCTGCGCTTCGCCGTCACCCCCGGCGAGCCGGCCGGCATAGGCCCCGACCTGTGCCTGCTGCTCGCCGCAGACGCCCAGCCCCACCCCCTGATCGCCATCACCAGCCGTGACCTGCTCGCCGAGCGGGCCACGCAGCTGGGGCTGGCCGTCAACCTGCTGCCGGTAGCACCGGGCCAATGGCCCGAGCAGCCGGCGCCAGCGGGTAGCCTGTACGTCTGGGATACCCCCCTGGCAGCCCCGGTAGTGCCGGGCCAGCTCGACAAGGCCAATGCGGCGTTCGTGCTGGATACCCTGACCCGAGCCGGGCAAGGCTGCCTGGACGGGCATTTCGCCGGGATGATCACCGCCCCTGTGCACAAGGGCGTGATCAACGAAAGCGGTATCGCCTTCTCCGGGCATACCGAATTCCTCGCCGAACTCACCCACACCGCGCAAGTGGTGATGATGCTGGCTACCCGGGGCCTGCGCGTGGCCCTGGTGACCACGCACCTGCCGCTGCGCGACATTGCCGACGCCATCACTGCCGAGCGCGTCGAGCGTGTAACCCGTATCCTGCATGCCGACATGCGCGACAAGTTCGGCATTGCCAACCCGCGCATCCTGGTGTGCGGCCTCAACCCGCACGCGGGTGAGGGCGGCCACCTGGGCCGCGAGGAAATCGACATCATCGAGCCGACCCTGGCCCGCCTGCGCACCGAAGGCATGGACCTGCGCGGGCCGCTGCCGGCCGATACCCTGTTTACCCCCAAATATCTGGAGCACTGCGATGCAGTGCTGGCGATGTACCACGACCAGGGCCTGCCCGTACTCAAGTACAAAGGCTTCGGTGCTGCGGTCAACGTGACCCTGGGCCTGCCGATCATCCGCACGTCGGTCGACCACGGCACCGCCCTGGACCTGGCCGGCACTGGCAAGGTCGACACCGGCAGCCTGCGCGTCGCGCTGGAAACCGCCTACCAGATGGCCGAGAACCGACCATGA
- a CDS encoding PrkA family serine protein kinase: MSIFSHFQQRFESTRQEELSLQEYLELCKEDRSAYASAAERLLLAIGEPELIDTSTNSRLSRIFSNKVIRRYPAFADFHGMEECIDQIVSYFRHAAQGLEEKKQILYLLGPVGGGKSSLAEKLKQLMEKVPFYAIKGSPVFESPLGLFNATEDGAILEEEFGIPRRYLNTIMSPWATKRLQEFGGDISKFKVVKLYPSILNQIAIAKTEPGDENNQDISALVGKVDIRKLEEFPQNDADAYAYSGALCRANQGLMEFVEMFKAPIKVLHPLLTATQEGNYNSTEGLGAIPYSGILLAHSNESEWHTFRNNKNNEAFIDRIYIVKVPYCLRVSDEIKIYDKLLINSSLAKAHCAPDTLKMLAQFTVLSRLKEPENSNIYSKMRVYDGENLKDTDPKAKSIQEYRDAAGVDEGMNGLSTRFAFKILSKVFNFDPHEVAANPVHLLYVLEQQIEQEQFPAEVRERYLRYLKEYLAPRYIEFIGKEIQTAYLESYSEYGQNIFDRYVLYADFWIQDQEYRDPETGEILNRIALNEELEKIEKPAGISNPKDFRNEIVNFVLRARANNNGKNPSWLSYEKLRVVIEKKMFSNTEDLLPVISFNAKASKEDQQKHNDFVTRMVERGYTDKQVRLLSEWYLRVRKSQ; this comes from the coding sequence ATGAGTATTTTTAGCCACTTCCAACAACGTTTCGAGTCAACGCGCCAGGAAGAACTCTCGCTGCAGGAGTACCTCGAGCTGTGCAAAGAGGATCGCAGTGCCTACGCATCGGCGGCCGAACGGCTGTTGCTGGCCATCGGTGAGCCGGAGCTGATCGACACCTCAACCAACTCCAGACTGTCGCGAATCTTCTCCAACAAGGTTATCCGCCGCTATCCGGCCTTTGCCGACTTCCATGGCATGGAAGAGTGCATCGACCAGATCGTGTCCTACTTCCGCCACGCCGCCCAAGGCCTGGAAGAAAAGAAACAGATCCTCTATCTGCTGGGCCCGGTTGGCGGTGGTAAATCGTCGCTTGCCGAAAAACTCAAGCAGCTGATGGAAAAGGTACCGTTCTACGCCATCAAGGGCTCGCCGGTATTCGAGTCGCCCCTGGGGCTGTTCAACGCCACCGAAGACGGGGCCATTCTCGAGGAAGAGTTCGGCATCCCGCGGCGCTACCTGAACACCATCATGTCGCCCTGGGCCACCAAGCGCCTGCAGGAGTTCGGCGGCGACATCAGCAAGTTCAAGGTGGTCAAGCTGTACCCGTCGATCCTCAACCAGATCGCCATCGCCAAGACCGAACCCGGCGACGAGAACAACCAGGACATCTCGGCCCTGGTCGGCAAGGTGGATATCCGCAAGCTCGAGGAATTCCCGCAGAACGACGCTGACGCCTACGCCTATTCGGGCGCGCTGTGCCGGGCCAACCAGGGCCTGATGGAATTCGTCGAGATGTTCAAGGCCCCGATCAAGGTCCTGCACCCGTTGCTCACCGCCACCCAGGAAGGCAACTACAACAGTACCGAAGGCCTCGGCGCCATCCCCTACTCCGGGATTTTGCTGGCCCACTCCAACGAATCGGAATGGCATACCTTCCGCAACAACAAGAACAACGAGGCGTTCATCGACCGGATCTACATCGTCAAGGTGCCGTACTGCCTGCGCGTCAGCGACGAAATCAAGATCTACGACAAGCTGCTGATCAACAGTTCGCTGGCCAAGGCCCACTGCGCACCCGACACGCTGAAGATGCTCGCCCAGTTCACCGTGCTGTCGCGCCTGAAAGAGCCGGAAAACTCCAACATCTACTCGAAGATGCGGGTGTACGATGGAGAAAACCTCAAGGACACCGATCCGAAGGCCAAATCGATCCAGGAATACCGGGACGCCGCCGGCGTCGACGAAGGCATGAACGGCCTGTCGACCCGCTTTGCCTTCAAGATCCTCTCCAAGGTGTTCAACTTCGACCCGCATGAAGTGGCCGCAAACCCGGTGCACCTGCTGTATGTGCTGGAACAGCAGATCGAGCAGGAACAGTTCCCTGCCGAAGTGCGCGAACGCTACCTGCGCTACCTGAAGGAGTACCTGGCCCCGCGCTACATCGAGTTCATCGGCAAGGAAATCCAGACCGCCTACCTGGAGTCCTACAGCGAATACGGCCAGAACATCTTCGACCGCTACGTGCTGTACGCCGACTTCTGGATCCAGGACCAGGAATACCGCGACCCGGAAACCGGCGAAATCCTCAACCGTATCGCCCTCAACGAAGAACTGGAGAAGATCGAAAAGCCGGCCGGCATCAGCAACCCGAAAGATTTCCGCAACGAAATCGTCAACTTCGTGCTGCGTGCCCGAGCCAACAACAATGGCAAGAACCCGAGCTGGCTGAGCTACGAAAAGCTGCGGGTGGTGATCGAGAAGAAAATGTTCTCCAACACCGAGGACCTGCTGCCGGTCATCAGCTTCAACGCCAAGGCCAGCAAGGAGGACCAACAGAAACACAACGACTTCGTCACGCGCATGGTGGAGCGTGGTTATACCGACAAACAGGTTCGTCTGCTGTCGGAATGGTACCTGCGGGTCAGGAAATCGCAATAA
- a CDS encoding peptidylprolyl isomerase — MKTKLIDRLRPALLGVALLSGAVHAAVQPLDRVVAIVDNDVVMQSQLDQRVREVQQTIAKRGGGMPPAGALDQQVLERLIVENLQLQIGERSGIRITDEELNQAMGTIAQRNGMSLEQFHAALARDGMSFDDAREQVKREMIISRVRQRRVAERIQVSEQEVKNFLNSDLGKMQMSEEYRLANILIPTPEAANSEAIQAAARQVGDVYQQLKQGADFGQMAIARSASENALEGGEMGWRKAGQLPPDFAKMLSSMAVGDITQPIRIPNGFIILKLEEKRGGSENVLRDEVHVRHILIKPSEIRSDAATEQLAERLYDRIKNGEDFGELAKSFSEDPGSALNGGDLNWVDPNSLVPEFREQMANAAQGEVTRPFKTQYGWHVLEVLGRRATDSTEQAREQQAMNVLRNRKYDEELQTWLRQIRDEAYVEIKLPGADQATQ; from the coding sequence GTGAAGACCAAGCTTATTGATCGACTGCGCCCAGCGTTGCTGGGCGTTGCATTGCTGAGTGGCGCGGTGCATGCCGCGGTACAACCTCTTGATCGCGTGGTGGCCATCGTCGACAACGACGTGGTCATGCAAAGCCAGCTGGACCAGCGTGTCCGCGAGGTCCAGCAAACCATCGCCAAGCGCGGCGGCGGCATGCCGCCTGCCGGCGCGCTGGACCAGCAGGTACTGGAGCGCCTGATCGTCGAGAACCTGCAGCTGCAGATCGGCGAGCGCTCCGGCATCCGCATCACCGACGAGGAACTGAACCAGGCCATGGGCACCATTGCCCAGCGCAACGGCATGTCGCTGGAGCAGTTCCACGCCGCCCTGGCCCGTGACGGCATGTCATTCGACGACGCCCGCGAACAGGTCAAGCGCGAGATGATCATCAGCCGTGTACGCCAGCGCCGCGTGGCCGAGCGTATCCAGGTGTCCGAGCAGGAAGTGAAGAACTTCCTCAACTCCGACCTTGGCAAGATGCAGATGTCGGAAGAGTACCGCCTGGCCAACATCCTGATCCCGACCCCGGAAGCAGCCAACTCGGAGGCCATCCAGGCCGCCGCGCGCCAGGTTGGCGATGTGTACCAGCAGCTCAAGCAGGGCGCGGACTTCGGCCAGATGGCCATTGCCCGCTCCGCCAGCGAAAACGCCCTGGAAGGCGGCGAGATGGGCTGGCGTAAAGCCGGCCAGCTGCCGCCAGACTTCGCCAAGATGCTCAGCAGCATGGCGGTGGGCGACATCACCCAGCCCATTCGCATCCCCAACGGCTTCATCATCCTCAAGCTCGAGGAGAAGCGCGGTGGCAGCGAGAACGTGCTGCGTGACGAAGTGCATGTGCGCCACATCCTGATCAAGCCAAGCGAAATCCGCAGCGATGCGGCCACCGAGCAACTGGCCGAGCGCCTGTACGATCGCATCAAGAACGGCGAAGACTTCGGCGAACTGGCGAAGAGCTTCTCGGAAGACCCGGGTTCGGCGCTCAACGGCGGCGACCTCAACTGGGTTGACCCGAACAGCCTGGTACCGGAGTTCCGCGAGCAGATGGCCAACGCCGCCCAGGGCGAAGTCACCCGTCCGTTCAAGACCCAGTACGGCTGGCATGTCCTGGAAGTGCTCGGCCGCCGCGCTACCGACAGCACCGAGCAGGCTCGGGAACAGCAGGCCATGAACGTTCTGCGCAACCGCAAGTACGACGAAGAGCTGCAGACCTGGCTGCGCCAGATCCGCGACGAGGCCTACGTTGAAATCAAGCTGCCTGGCGCTGACCAGGCCACCCAGTGA
- a CDS encoding YeaH/YhbH family protein: MSYVIDRRLNGKNKSTVNRQRFLRRYREHIKKAVEEAVSRRSIMDMEHGEQISIPGRDIDEPVLHHGRGGKQTIVHPGNKEFTAGEHIPRPQGGGGGGSGRGKAGNSGEGMDDFVFQITQEEFLEFMFEDLELPNLVKRHLTGADTFKTVRAGIANEGNPSRINIVRTLRSAHARRIALTGSSRALLREAQKELARLKVEEPDNFTDIQEVEHEIERLKARINRLPFLDTFDLKYNLLVKQPNPSSKAVMFCLMDVSGSMTQATKDIAKRFFILLYLFLKRNYERIEVVFIRHHTSAREVDEEEFFYSRETGGTIVSSALKLMQEVMAERYPASDWNIYAAQASDGDNWNDDSPICRDILAKQIMPHVQYYTYVEITPREHQALWYEYERIGEAFPDTFAQQQLVSAGDIYPVFRELFQRRLAT, encoded by the coding sequence ATGAGCTACGTTATAGATCGACGCCTGAACGGCAAGAACAAGAGCACGGTGAACCGCCAGCGCTTCTTGCGGCGGTACCGCGAGCACATCAAGAAAGCCGTCGAAGAGGCGGTGAGCCGCCGTTCCATCATGGACATGGAACATGGCGAGCAGATCAGCATTCCTGGGCGCGACATCGACGAACCGGTGCTGCACCATGGTCGTGGGGGCAAACAGACCATCGTGCACCCAGGCAACAAGGAGTTCACCGCCGGTGAACACATCCCCAGGCCGCAAGGCGGCGGCGGTGGTGGCAGCGGCCGTGGCAAGGCCGGCAACTCCGGCGAGGGCATGGACGACTTCGTCTTCCAGATCACCCAGGAAGAATTCCTCGAGTTCATGTTCGAGGACCTCGAACTGCCCAACCTGGTCAAACGTCACCTGACCGGGGCCGACACCTTCAAGACCGTGCGCGCCGGTATCGCCAACGAAGGCAACCCATCACGCATCAACATCGTGCGCACCCTGCGTTCGGCCCATGCCCGGCGCATCGCCCTGACCGGCAGCAGCCGCGCCCTGCTGCGCGAAGCACAGAAGGAACTCGCCCGCCTGAAGGTCGAGGAACCAGACAACTTCACCGATATCCAGGAAGTCGAACATGAGATCGAACGCCTGAAGGCACGCATCAACCGCCTGCCCTTCCTCGACACCTTCGACCTCAAGTACAACCTGCTGGTCAAGCAGCCCAACCCCAGCTCCAAGGCGGTGATGTTCTGCCTGATGGACGTGTCCGGCTCGATGACCCAGGCCACCAAGGACATCGCCAAGCGCTTCTTCATCCTGCTGTACCTGTTCCTCAAGCGTAACTACGAGCGCATCGAAGTGGTTTTCATCCGCCACCACACCAGCGCTCGTGAGGTCGACGAGGAAGAATTCTTCTATTCGCGGGAAACCGGCGGCACCATCGTTTCCAGCGCACTCAAACTGATGCAGGAGGTCATGGCCGAACGCTACCCGGCCAGCGACTGGAACATCTACGCCGCCCAGGCCTCCGACGGCGACAACTGGAACGACGACTCGCCGATCTGCCGCGACATCCTGGCCAAGCAGATCATGCCGCATGTGCAGTACTACACTTACGTTGAAATCACCCCGCGAGAGCACCAGGCGCTGTGGTACGAATACGAGCGCATCGGCGAAGCCTTCCCCGACACGTTCGCCCAGCAGCAGTTGGTATCGGCCGGCGACATCTACCCGGTCTTCCGTGAACTCTTCCAGCGCAGGTTAGCCACATGA
- a CDS encoding symmetrical bis(5'-nucleosyl)-tetraphosphatase: MATYAVGDLQGCLQPLKCLLERVNFNPAVDRLWLVGDLVNRGPESLETLRFLYSIRQSLVCVLGNHDLHLLAAWHNVERLKKSDTLREIIEAPDADQLFDWLRQQKLLHYDEPRGIALVHAGIPPQWTLGKALALAAEVEEVLRDDERLKLYLDGMYGNEPNKWNKNLSGIERLRVITNCLTRMRFCTPEGKLDFKSKEGLDTAPKGYKPWYAHKDRRSRHVKIIFGHWAALQGQVNEPGIIALDTGCVWGGAMTLYNVDSGEYHRCDCSDDGNLRLPTQTPTLNDQP; encoded by the coding sequence ATGGCTACCTACGCCGTCGGTGACCTGCAGGGCTGCCTGCAGCCACTCAAATGCCTGCTCGAACGGGTCAACTTCAACCCCGCCGTCGACCGCCTGTGGCTGGTCGGCGACCTGGTCAACCGCGGCCCCGAGTCACTGGAAACCCTGCGCTTCCTTTATTCCATCCGCCAGTCGCTGGTGTGCGTGCTGGGCAACCATGACCTGCACCTGCTGGCCGCCTGGCACAACGTCGAACGCCTGAAGAAAAGCGACACCCTGCGCGAGATCATCGAAGCGCCGGACGCCGACCAGCTGTTCGACTGGCTGCGCCAGCAAAAGCTGCTGCATTACGACGAGCCCCGTGGCATCGCCCTGGTGCACGCCGGCATTCCGCCGCAATGGACCTTGGGCAAAGCCCTGGCGCTGGCCGCCGAGGTCGAGGAAGTGCTGCGCGACGATGAGCGCCTGAAGCTGTACCTGGACGGCATGTACGGCAACGAGCCGAACAAGTGGAACAAGAACCTCAGCGGCATCGAACGCCTGCGGGTCATCACCAACTGCCTCACGCGCATGCGCTTCTGCACCCCCGAGGGCAAGCTCGACTTCAAGAGCAAGGAAGGCCTGGATACCGCGCCCAAAGGCTACAAGCCCTGGTACGCGCACAAGGACCGCCGCTCACGCCATGTGAAGATCATCTTCGGCCACTGGGCCGCCCTGCAGGGGCAGGTGAACGAGCCCGGCATCATCGCCCTGGACACCGGTTGCGTGTGGGGCGGCGCCATGACCCTGTACAACGTCGACAGCGGCGAATACCACCGCTGTGACTGCAGCGACGACGGCAACTTACGCCTCCCCACCCAAACGCCTACACTGAACGATCAACCCTGA